The following proteins come from a genomic window of Panthera leo isolate Ple1 chromosome E2, P.leo_Ple1_pat1.1, whole genome shotgun sequence:
- the PRPF31 gene encoding U4/U6 small nuclear ribonucleoprotein Prp31 yields MSLADELLADLEEAAEEEEGGSYGEEEEEPAIEDVQEETQLDLSGDSVKSIAKLWDSKMFAEIMMKIEEYISKQAKASEVMGPVEAAPEYRVIVDANNLTVEIENELNIIHKFIRDKYSKRFPELESLVPNALDYIRTVKELGNSLDKCKNNENLQQILTNATIMVVSVTASTTQGQQLSEEELERLEEACDMALELNASKHRIYEYVESRMSFIAPNLSIIIGASTAAKIMGVAGGLTNLSKMPACNIMLLGAQRKTLSGFSSTSVLPHTGYIYHSDIVQSLPPDLRRKAARLVAAKCTLAARVDSFHESTEGKVGYELKDEIERKFDKWQEPPPVKQVKPLPAPLDGQRKKRGGRRYRKMKERLGLTEIRKQANRMSFGEIEEDAYQEDLGFSLGHLGKSGSGRVRQTQVNEATKARISKTLQRTLQKQSVVYGGKSTIRDRSSGTASSVAFTPLQGLEIVNPQAAEKKVAEANQKYFSSMAEFLKVKGEKSGIMST; encoded by the exons ATGTCTCTGGCAGATGAGCTTCTGGCTGACCTTGAGGAAGCGgcggaagaggaggaaggaggaagctatggggaggaagaagaggagccGGCGATCGAGGATGTGCAGGAGGAGACACAGCTGGATCTTTCCGGGGATTCGGTCAAGAGCATCGCCAAGCTGTGGGACAGCAAGATG TTTGCTGAGATCATGATGAAGATCGAGGAGTATATCAGCAAGCAAGCCAAAGCTTCAGAAG TGATGGGACCAGTCGAGGCGGCCCCTGAATACCGGGTCATCGTGGACGCTAACAACCTGACCGTGGAGATCGAGAACGAACTGA ACATCATCCACAAGTTCATCCGGGATAAGTACTCAAAGCGATTCCCCGAACTGGAGTCCCTGGTCCCCAACGCACTGGATTACATCCGCACGGTCAAG GAGCTGGGCAACAGCCTGGACAAGTGCAAGAACAACGAGAACCTGCAGCAGATCCTGACCAACGCCACCATCATGGTCGTCAGCGTCACCGCCTCCACCACCCAGGG GCAGCAGCTGTCGGAGGAGGAGCTGGAGCGGCTGGAGGAGGCCTGTGACATGGCACTGGAGCTAAACGCCTCCAAGCACCGCATCTACGAGTACGTGGAGTCTCGGATGTCCTTCATCGCGCCCAACCTCTCCATCATCATCGGGGCGTCCACAGCCGCAAAGATCATGG GGGTGGCTGGGGGCCTGACCAACCTCTCCAAGATGCCCGCCTGCAACATCATGCTGCTTGGGGCCCAGCGCAAGACGCTGTCCGGCTTCTCGTCCACCTCTGTGCTGCCCCACACTGGCTACATCTACCACAGCGACATCGTGCAGTCTCTGCCCCCG GATCTCCGACGGAAAGCCGCCCGGCTGGTGGCCGCCAAGTGCACGCTGGCAGCCCGCGTGGACAGTTTCCACGAGAGCACAGAGGGGAAG GTGGGCTACGAGCTGAAGGACGAGATCGAGCGGAAGTTTGACAAGTGGCAGGAGCCACCCCCTGTGAAGCAGGTAAAGCCGCTGCCTGCGCCCCTGGACGGGCAGCGCAAGAAGCGAGGCGGCCGCAG GTACCGCAAGATGAAGGAGCGGCTGGGACTGACCGAGATCCGGAAGCAGGCCAACCGCATGAGCTTTGGAGAG ATCGAGGAGGACGCCTACCAGGAGGACCTGGGCTTCAGCCTGGGCCATCTGGGCAAATCAGGCAGCGGGCGGGTACGGCAGACACAGGTGAACGAGGCCACCAAAGCCAGGATCTCCAAGACACTGCAG cgGACACTGCAGAAGCAGAGTGTGGTGTACGGAGGGAAGTCCACCATCCGCGACCGTTCGTCAGGGACAGCCTCCAGTGTGGCCTTCACCCCACTCCAG ggcctggagaTTGTGAACCCGCAAGCAGCCGAGAAGAAGGTGGCCGAGGCCAACCAGAAGTATTTCTCCAGCATGGCCGAGTTCCTCAAGGTCAAGGGCGAGAAGAGCGGCATCATGTCCACCTGA
- the TFPT gene encoding TCF3 fusion partner isoform X2 yields MAAVGFEEFSAPPGSELALPPLFGGHILESELETEVEFVSGGLGGSGLRERDEEEEAARGQRRRQRELNRRKYQALGRRCREIEQVNERVLNRLHQVQRITRRLQQERRFLMRVLDAYGDDYRASQLTIVLEDEGSQGTDAPTPGNAENEPPEKEGLSPPRRTPAPPEPSSPTPGEGPSGRKRRRGPRDGRRAGAVLTPELAPVQIKVEEDFGFEADEALDSSWVSRGPDKLLPYPTLASPPFD; encoded by the exons ATGGCAGCCGTGGGCTTTGAGGAGTTCTCAGCGCCGCCAGGCTCAGAGTTGGCGCTGCCTCCGCTGTTCGGTGGTCACATCTTGGAGAGCGAGCTGGAGACAGAAGTGGAGTTCGTGTCTGGGGGTCTGGGCGGCTCTGGGCTCCGGGAGCGAGATGAAGAGGAAGAGGCCGCCCGGGGACAGCGGCGGCGCCAGCGAGAACTAAATCGAAGGAAGTACCAGGCGCTAGGTCGGCGCTGCCGGGAGATCGAGCAG GTGAACGAGCGGGTCCTGAACAGGCTCCACCAGGTGCAGAGGATAACCCGGAGGCTTCAGCAGGAGCGGAG GTTCCTCATGAGAGTGCTGGATGCCTACGGCGATGACTACCGCGCCAGCCAGCTCACCATCGTGCTGGAG gACGAGGGCAGCCAGGGCACAGATGCTCCCACCCCTGGCAACGCGGAGAACGAGCCCCCAGAGAAGGAGGGGCTGTCCCCGCCCCGAAGGACACCCGCACCCCCAGAACCCAGCAGCCCGACCCCTGGTGAGGGGCCCAGCGGGCGCAAGAGGCGGCGAGGGCCCCGGGATGGACGCCGAGCCGGAGCTGTGCTGACTCCAGAACTGGCCCCAGTGCAG atTAAGGTGGAGGAAGACTTCGGCTTCGAAGCAGATGAGGCCCTGGACTCCAGCTGGGTTTCTCGGGGGCCAGACAAACTGCTGCCCTACCCCACTCTAGCCAGCCCCCCCTTTGACTGA
- the TFPT gene encoding TCF3 fusion partner isoform X1, translating to MELEQREGTMAAVGFEEFSAPPGSELALPPLFGGHILESELETEVEFVSGGLGGSGLRERDEEEEAARGQRRRQRELNRRKYQALGRRCREIEQVNERVLNRLHQVQRITRRLQQERRFLMRVLDAYGDDYRASQLTIVLEDEGSQGTDAPTPGNAENEPPEKEGLSPPRRTPAPPEPSSPTPGEGPSGRKRRRGPRDGRRAGAVLTPELAPVQIKVEEDFGFEADEALDSSWVSRGPDKLLPYPTLASPPFD from the exons atggaactggaacagagagaggg GACCATGGCAGCCGTGGGCTTTGAGGAGTTCTCAGCGCCGCCAGGCTCAGAGTTGGCGCTGCCTCCGCTGTTCGGTGGTCACATCTTGGAGAGCGAGCTGGAGACAGAAGTGGAGTTCGTGTCTGGGGGTCTGGGCGGCTCTGGGCTCCGGGAGCGAGATGAAGAGGAAGAGGCCGCCCGGGGACAGCGGCGGCGCCAGCGAGAACTAAATCGAAGGAAGTACCAGGCGCTAGGTCGGCGCTGCCGGGAGATCGAGCAG GTGAACGAGCGGGTCCTGAACAGGCTCCACCAGGTGCAGAGGATAACCCGGAGGCTTCAGCAGGAGCGGAG GTTCCTCATGAGAGTGCTGGATGCCTACGGCGATGACTACCGCGCCAGCCAGCTCACCATCGTGCTGGAG gACGAGGGCAGCCAGGGCACAGATGCTCCCACCCCTGGCAACGCGGAGAACGAGCCCCCAGAGAAGGAGGGGCTGTCCCCGCCCCGAAGGACACCCGCACCCCCAGAACCCAGCAGCCCGACCCCTGGTGAGGGGCCCAGCGGGCGCAAGAGGCGGCGAGGGCCCCGGGATGGACGCCGAGCCGGAGCTGTGCTGACTCCAGAACTGGCCCCAGTGCAG atTAAGGTGGAGGAAGACTTCGGCTTCGAAGCAGATGAGGCCCTGGACTCCAGCTGGGTTTCTCGGGGGCCAGACAAACTGCTGCCCTACCCCACTCTAGCCAGCCCCCCCTTTGACTGA